The Geobacter sp. AOG2 genome includes a window with the following:
- a CDS encoding integration host factor subunit alpha, with product MTKADIVENVTRTCGFAKKESYDLVESVFSIVKATLESGQEVKISGFGKFEVKQKNARRGRNPQTGESIILDPRRVLTFKPSNLLRAAINGDAGQGPA from the coding sequence ATGACCAAAGCAGACATCGTGGAGAATGTAACCAGAACGTGCGGATTTGCCAAAAAAGAATCCTACGACCTGGTGGAATCGGTTTTCAGCATCGTTAAGGCCACCCTGGAAAGCGGCCAGGAGGTCAAGATCTCGGGCTTCGGCAAATTCGAGGTCAAACAGAAGAATGCCCGCCGCGGCCGGAACCCTCAAACCGGAGAATCGATCATACTCGATCCCCGGCGAGTGCTCACCTTCAAGCCGAGCAACCTGTTGAGGGCGGCAATCAATGGTGATGCGGGACAAGGGCCGGCGTGA
- the lexA gene encoding transcriptional repressor LexA: MQELTGRQRQVLDFIVSHIDGTGYPPTQREIARHLGVSGTLPVAKHLAALEKKGCLRRDEGSRSIALTRPAGASISVPIAGTVRAGTLSPAIEDIQGYFSVDRGEIKGAGCFFLRVSGDSMIAAGIFDGDLALVRPQPTAENKDTVVAMVDGEATVKWFYRERDGIRLQPANPDMKAIILRPEDGEVNIVGKVIGIYRRMR; encoded by the coding sequence ATGCAGGAATTGACCGGACGTCAGAGGCAAGTATTGGATTTTATTGTTTCACACATCGATGGTACCGGCTATCCGCCAACCCAGCGGGAGATCGCCCGCCATCTGGGGGTCAGCGGGACGCTACCCGTGGCCAAGCACCTGGCCGCCCTGGAAAAGAAAGGGTGCCTCAGGCGGGACGAAGGTTCCCGCAGCATTGCGCTGACCAGGCCCGCGGGGGCGTCGATCTCTGTCCCCATCGCCGGCACGGTACGAGCCGGCACTCTATCGCCGGCCATTGAGGATATCCAGGGATATTTTTCCGTTGATCGGGGCGAAATCAAGGGTGCGGGCTGTTTTTTCCTGCGGGTCAGCGGCGATTCCATGATCGCGGCGGGCATTTTCGACGGCGACCTGGCCCTGGTCCGGCCCCAGCCCACCGCAGAGAACAAGGATACCGTGGTGGCCATGGTGGACGGCGAGGCCACCGTGAAATGGTTTTACCGCGAGCGGGACGGTATTCGTCTCCAACCGGCCAACCCCGACATGAAGGCCATCATCCTCCGCCCGGAGGACGGAGAGGTTAATATCGTCGGCAAAGTCATCGGAATCTACCGTCGGATGCGGTAG
- the dinB gene encoding DNA polymerase IV — protein MKNRTILHIDMDAFFASVEQQASPDLRGKPIAVTGAGSRAVVTTSSYEARALGVRTGMAVWEAKRCCPHLVLVTGNNRSYTRASREIMGMMQDYSPEVEVLSIDEAFMDVTRSLSIFGNAENIARQLKSRIRDGLGITCSVGIAHNKLLAKLASDMNKPDGLTIIAPPDVPAVMERLPIGALCGVGKKMQRHLNQMGIYTCGELGRCDEARLIRRFGAIGTHLKQMGLGRDDSPVIPCGEEGEVKSVSHSMTLERDIEAREDILRFLLQLSDMVGNRARRYRVAGKTIGLYVRYADFFTGIGKQTTLPGYVSLSDDIYRAVLPILDSIELQQPVRLLGVRLSNLKHQSEQLPLFEDERKRVAAARAVDDLNQRFGAMAVTFGTLVPVRGSGGSHVISPAWRPSGIRNVEVE, from the coding sequence ATGAAAAACAGGACCATCCTCCACATAGACATGGATGCCTTCTTCGCTTCGGTGGAGCAACAGGCGAGCCCCGACCTGAGGGGTAAGCCGATTGCCGTCACCGGGGCTGGCAGTCGCGCCGTCGTCACCACCTCCTCTTACGAGGCCCGAGCCCTGGGCGTCAGGACCGGCATGGCGGTGTGGGAGGCCAAGCGGTGCTGCCCGCACCTCGTGCTCGTCACCGGCAACAACAGGAGTTACACCAGGGCTTCCCGCGAGATCATGGGGATGATGCAGGATTATTCCCCAGAAGTGGAGGTGTTATCCATCGACGAGGCCTTCATGGATGTGACCCGATCCCTTTCTATCTTCGGGAACGCTGAAAACATCGCCCGCCAACTCAAGTCCCGCATCAGGGATGGCCTTGGAATAACCTGTTCCGTCGGCATCGCTCACAACAAACTGCTCGCCAAATTGGCCAGCGACATGAACAAACCGGACGGCTTGACGATCATTGCCCCGCCGGACGTGCCGGCCGTTATGGAGCGTCTGCCCATAGGGGCGCTGTGCGGTGTCGGCAAAAAGATGCAGCGCCACCTCAACCAGATGGGTATCTACACCTGCGGCGAACTGGGCCGCTGCGACGAAGCCAGGCTGATCAGGAGGTTTGGGGCCATCGGCACCCATCTCAAACAGATGGGACTGGGCCGGGACGACTCCCCGGTCATCCCTTGCGGGGAAGAGGGTGAGGTGAAATCGGTCAGTCACAGCATGACCCTGGAACGGGACATCGAGGCGCGGGAGGACATCCTGCGTTTCCTGCTGCAACTCTCCGACATGGTGGGCAACCGGGCGCGCAGGTACCGTGTGGCCGGCAAGACCATCGGCCTGTACGTGCGCTACGCCGATTTTTTCACCGGTATCGGCAAGCAGACGACGCTTCCCGGCTATGTCAGCCTAAGTGATGATATCTACCGGGCGGTCCTGCCGATTCTGGACAGTATAGAACTGCAACAACCGGTCAGGCTGTTGGGGGTGCGGCTTTCGAACCTGAAACACCAGTCCGAGCAGTTGCCCCTGTTCGAGGACGAGCGCAAGAGGGTAGCCGCGGCGAGGGCCGTGGACGATCTCAACCAGCGTTTCGGCGCCATGGCCGTTACCTTCGGTACTCTTGTACCTGTCAGGGGATCGGGCGGCTCGCACGTCATCTCCCCGGCCTGGCGGCCGAGCGGGATCAGGAACGTGGAGGTGGAATGA
- a CDS encoding class II SORL domain-containing protein, translating into MDRRTFLKATAIGSIATGIGSTLAAAERYFPTKVDQSLFEGINRVKDPAKKTPLEKSHAPAISAPASVKAGEPFTVEVSVGENLHVMGPTHWIEYIALAIGNEPAGRMDLQPRGFLKPRLTFDVVIPKEAAPAGKVTLVASQHCNLHGTWESSLDISVV; encoded by the coding sequence ATGGACAGACGCACTTTTCTGAAGGCAACGGCCATCGGTTCGATCGCCACCGGCATCGGTTCCACCCTGGCCGCGGCGGAGCGCTATTTCCCGACTAAGGTGGACCAGTCACTTTTTGAGGGCATCAACCGGGTAAAGGACCCGGCCAAGAAAACTCCCCTGGAAAAATCCCATGCCCCGGCCATTTCGGCACCCGCTTCGGTGAAGGCCGGCGAGCCCTTTACCGTTGAGGTCTCGGTGGGCGAAAACCTGCATGTCATGGGGCCAACCCACTGGATCGAGTACATCGCCCTTGCCATCGGCAACGAACCGGCCGGTCGCATGGACCTTCAGCCCAGGGGGTTCCTGAAGCCCAGGCTTACGTTCGACGTGGTCATCCCCAAGGAAGCGGCCCCGGCCGGGAAGGTAACCCTGGTTGCGTCACAGCACTGCAATCTGCACGGCACCTGGGAGTCGAGCCTGGATATCTCGGTTGTCTGA
- a CDS encoding c-type cytochrome, which translates to MQKGMTRFVAACLMMGTVLLPALTARCADAVLEKGKAAFLQNCIACHADGGNEVNPEKTFSRTDLARNNIHTPSDIVRIMRNPGPGMLKFDAATLPDEEAHAIAVYIFATFNK; encoded by the coding sequence ATGCAGAAGGGTATGACAAGGTTTGTTGCGGCGTGCCTGATGATGGGAACGGTGCTGCTGCCGGCCTTAACCGCACGTTGTGCGGATGCGGTTCTCGAGAAGGGCAAAGCGGCGTTTCTGCAAAACTGCATTGCCTGCCATGCCGATGGCGGCAATGAGGTCAACCCGGAAAAGACCTTTTCCCGGACAGATCTCGCGCGTAACAATATTCACACGCCTTCAGATATCGTCAGAATCATGAGAAACCCCGGCCCCGGCATGCTCAAATTCGACGCGGCCACGCTCCCGGATGAGGAAGCCCACGCCATC